Proteins encoded by one window of Acidipropionibacterium virtanenii:
- a CDS encoding adenylate kinase, with amino-acid sequence MGAVPIATAEDLTHATRVLIHGATGAGKSTAAARIGQILDLPVHLADEEIGFLPASQAVWTNRPPEEMRRIAARVASGDRWILDSSYGAFRDEILPRAEVIIGLDYPRWLSLARLLRRTATRVRDGRLICNGNRETLRQQFGRDSIIVWHFSSFARKRRTMRGWAQDPAGPPTILVSGPAELEQLIAAIS; translated from the coding sequence ATGGGCGCCGTGCCGATCGCCACAGCAGAAGACCTCACGCACGCCACCAGGGTTCTCATCCACGGCGCCACCGGAGCCGGGAAGTCCACCGCGGCAGCCCGGATCGGGCAGATCCTCGATCTGCCGGTGCATCTGGCCGACGAGGAGATCGGCTTCCTGCCCGCATCGCAGGCCGTCTGGACGAACAGGCCGCCCGAGGAGATGCGCCGCATCGCCGCGCGCGTCGCGTCCGGCGACCGCTGGATCCTGGATTCCTCCTACGGGGCATTCCGCGACGAGATCCTGCCCCGCGCCGAGGTGATCATCGGCCTGGACTACCCGCGCTGGCTGTCATTGGCCCGGCTGCTCCGGCGCACCGCGACCAGGGTGCGCGACGGTCGGCTGATCTGCAACGGGAACCGGGAGACCCTGCGCCAGCAGTTCGGCCGAGATTCCATCATCGTGTGGCACTTCAGCTCCTTCGCCCGCAAGAGGCGCACCATGCGCGGCTGGGCGCAGGATCCGGCGGGCCCGCCCACCATCCTGGTGAGCGGGCCCGCGGAGCTGGAGCAGCTGATCGCCGCGATCAGCTGA
- the valS gene encoding valine--tRNA ligase — MTSEDLHPTADEPPVARGVVPEKPALEGLEAKWGKVWEDEQLYAFNVSQVDSREAVFSIDTPPPTVSGHLHPGHVFSYTHTDIVARYQRMRGKKVFYPMGWDDNGLPTERRVQNFYGVRCDPTLPYDPDFQPPAKPDPKHQVSISRRNFVELCVTLTRVDEQAFQDLWRSVGLSVDWNQLYSTISPESQRIAQLAFLRNLSRGEAYMSDAPTLWDVTFQTAVAQAELEARDYPGSYHRLGFHRTDGQGDVFIETTRPELLAACCALIAHPDDDRYKDLFGTTVTTPLYGVEIPVLAHPAAEMDKGAGIAMCCTFGDLTDVAWWRELSLPTRTVIGRDGRILAETPEWIVNKNAFETIAGRTVFTARKLVVEALQASGEMEGDPKPTERKANFYEKGDKPLEIIGTRQWYIANGGRDEKLRDRLLERGRELEWVPEHMRHRYENWVEGLNGDWLISRQRFFGVPFPVWYPLDADGEPDYDHPIVPAEEQLPVDPASQAPQGFEESQRGQAGGFMADPDVMDTWATSSLTPQIVTGWERDADLFAKTFPMDFAPEAHDIIRTWVFSRIVRAHLENGVLPWRRAAISGFVTDPDRKKMSKSKGNTVVPTEIIDQFGADAVRWRAAMARPGMDSPFDKAQMKVGRRLAMKILNASKFVLGFGSGGEVTDVIAPVDLAMLAGLHEVVVEASKAFEEFNYTAALEAAEQFFWTFCDDYLELVKERAYDSEGADAAGATSARTALRLALDTLLRLFAPFLPFVTEEVWSWWQIGSVHTTMWPLAEELPKAGDTELLDDVSAALVELRGVKSTHKMPMRTPIVSATVTAGGPVIEHLRAVESDLRNVARITGDLTYREGEADLSVEAELGEPPAKKK, encoded by the coding sequence ATGACCTCTGAAGATCTGCACCCCACCGCCGACGAGCCCCCCGTGGCGCGCGGCGTCGTCCCCGAGAAACCGGCTCTGGAGGGCCTGGAGGCGAAGTGGGGAAAGGTCTGGGAGGACGAGCAGCTCTACGCCTTCAACGTCTCCCAGGTGGACTCGCGCGAAGCGGTGTTCTCGATCGACACCCCTCCGCCGACCGTCTCCGGCCACCTGCATCCCGGCCACGTGTTCTCCTACACCCACACCGACATCGTCGCCCGCTACCAGCGGATGCGCGGCAAGAAGGTGTTCTACCCGATGGGCTGGGACGACAACGGCCTGCCCACCGAGCGCAGGGTGCAGAACTTCTACGGGGTGCGCTGCGACCCGACGCTGCCCTACGACCCGGACTTCCAGCCCCCGGCCAAGCCCGACCCGAAGCATCAGGTCTCCATCAGCCGGCGCAACTTCGTGGAGCTGTGCGTCACCCTCACCCGGGTCGACGAGCAGGCCTTCCAGGACCTGTGGCGCTCGGTCGGGCTCTCTGTGGACTGGAATCAGCTCTACAGCACCATTTCCCCGGAGTCCCAGCGAATCGCCCAGCTGGCCTTCCTGCGCAACCTGTCGCGCGGCGAGGCCTACATGAGTGACGCCCCCACCCTGTGGGACGTCACCTTCCAGACCGCCGTCGCCCAGGCCGAGCTGGAGGCGCGTGACTATCCAGGCTCCTACCACCGGCTCGGCTTCCACCGCACCGACGGTCAGGGCGACGTCTTCATCGAGACCACCCGCCCCGAGCTGCTGGCCGCCTGCTGCGCCCTCATCGCCCATCCCGACGACGACCGCTACAAGGACCTCTTCGGCACCACCGTCACCACCCCGCTCTACGGCGTGGAGATCCCGGTGCTGGCCCACCCGGCGGCCGAGATGGACAAGGGCGCCGGCATCGCCATGTGCTGCACCTTCGGCGACCTCACCGACGTCGCCTGGTGGCGCGAGCTGTCGCTGCCCACCCGCACAGTGATCGGGCGCGACGGCCGGATCCTGGCCGAGACCCCCGAGTGGATCGTCAACAAGAATGCCTTCGAGACCATCGCCGGCAGGACGGTGTTCACGGCCCGCAAACTCGTCGTCGAGGCCCTGCAGGCCTCCGGCGAGATGGAGGGCGATCCGAAGCCCACCGAGCGCAAGGCCAACTTCTACGAGAAGGGCGACAAGCCCCTGGAGATCATCGGCACCCGCCAGTGGTACATCGCCAACGGCGGGCGCGACGAGAAGCTGCGCGACCGCCTGCTGGAGCGCGGCCGCGAGCTCGAGTGGGTGCCCGAGCACATGCGCCACCGCTACGAGAACTGGGTGGAGGGCCTCAACGGCGACTGGCTCATCTCCCGCCAGCGCTTCTTCGGCGTCCCCTTCCCCGTCTGGTATCCGCTGGACGCCGACGGCGAGCCCGATTACGACCACCCGATCGTGCCCGCCGAGGAGCAGCTTCCGGTCGACCCCGCATCCCAGGCACCCCAGGGCTTCGAGGAGTCCCAGCGCGGGCAGGCCGGCGGGTTCATGGCCGATCCGGATGTGATGGACACCTGGGCCACATCCTCGCTGACCCCGCAGATCGTCACCGGCTGGGAGCGCGACGCCGACCTGTTCGCCAAGACCTTCCCGATGGACTTCGCCCCCGAGGCCCACGACATCATCCGCACCTGGGTGTTCTCCCGGATCGTGCGGGCCCATCTGGAGAACGGCGTCCTGCCGTGGAGGCGGGCGGCCATCTCCGGGTTCGTCACCGACCCCGACCGCAAGAAGATGAGCAAGTCCAAGGGCAACACGGTGGTGCCCACCGAGATCATCGACCAGTTCGGGGCCGATGCCGTGCGCTGGCGGGCCGCGATGGCCCGTCCCGGCATGGACTCCCCCTTCGACAAGGCCCAGATGAAGGTGGGCCGTCGTCTGGCGATGAAGATCCTCAATGCCTCGAAGTTCGTGCTCGGTTTCGGCAGCGGCGGTGAGGTGACCGATGTCATCGCCCCCGTCGATCTGGCGATGCTGGCCGGGCTGCACGAGGTGGTGGTGGAGGCCTCGAAGGCCTTCGAGGAGTTCAACTACACGGCAGCCCTGGAGGCCGCCGAGCAGTTCTTCTGGACCTTCTGCGATGACTATCTGGAGCTGGTCAAGGAGCGCGCCTACGACTCCGAGGGAGCCGACGCCGCCGGGGCCACCAGTGCCCGCACGGCGCTGCGGCTGGCTCTGGACACCCTGCTCCGGCTCTTCGCCCCCTTCCTGCCCTTCGTCACCGAGGAGGTGTGGAGCTGGTGGCAGATCGGTTCGGTGCACACCACCATGTGGCCGCTGGCCGAGGAACTGCCGAAGGCCGGCGACACCGAGCTGCTGGACGACGTGTCTGCCGCTCTGGTGGAACTGCGCGGAGTGAAGTCGACCCACAAGATGCCGATGCGCACCCCGATCGTCTCGGCCACCGTCACCGCCGGGGGGCCTGTGATCGAGCATCTACGGGCCGTGGAGTCCGACCTGCGCAATGTGGCCCGGATCACCGGGGACCTGACCTACCGCGAGGGTGAGGCGGACCTGTCGGTGGAGGCCGAGCTCGGGGAACCCCCGGCGAAGAAGAAGTGA
- a CDS encoding DsbA family protein: MSQSKQSRREALRAQQEAEIRAAKRKKLIAVIAGVVVVVVAVVAIVVAVTHRSGSDSATGAQVTPPSADKDSGTYTVNSSTAKKGVPTLTLYEDYQCPGCKSAEDTYGPSIRSLARSGDIKLQYRTLTFLDDNMRNDSSYKAAMAAASADMVGELEAYHDVIYKNQPAQEGTGYTDEQLRVTFPKEAGITGDKLTKFQKYYDDKATSDFVKNAAKKGLEHGTSLDPNLSTPFFTVNGKKYTDWQNISSPTAETLLASIKAAAGQ, translated from the coding sequence ATGAGTCAGTCGAAGCAGTCCCGGCGAGAGGCGCTGCGCGCCCAGCAGGAGGCCGAGATCAGGGCCGCCAAGCGCAAGAAGCTGATCGCCGTCATCGCCGGCGTCGTCGTGGTGGTGGTCGCCGTCGTCGCGATCGTCGTCGCGGTGACTCACCGCAGCGGATCCGACTCGGCCACCGGCGCCCAGGTGACCCCGCCCAGCGCCGACAAGGACTCCGGCACCTACACCGTCAATTCCTCGACCGCCAAGAAGGGCGTGCCGACTCTGACTCTGTACGAGGACTACCAGTGCCCGGGCTGCAAGTCGGCCGAGGACACCTACGGCCCCTCCATCCGGTCGCTGGCCAGGAGTGGGGACATCAAGCTGCAGTACCGCACCCTCACCTTCCTCGACGACAACATGCGCAACGACTCCTCCTACAAGGCCGCGATGGCTGCGGCCAGCGCCGACATGGTGGGCGAGCTCGAGGCCTACCACGACGTCATCTACAAGAACCAGCCCGCTCAGGAGGGCACCGGCTACACCGACGAGCAGCTGCGGGTGACCTTCCCGAAGGAGGCCGGCATCACCGGCGACAAGCTCACCAAGTTCCAGAAGTACTACGACGACAAGGCCACCTCGGATTTCGTCAAGAATGCTGCCAAGAAGGGCCTGGAACACGGGACGAGTCTGGATCCCAATCTGTCGACCCCGTTCTTCACCGTCAACGGCAAGAAGTACACCGACTGGCAGAACATCTCCTCGCCCACGGCCGAGACCCTGCTCGCCTCCATCAAGGCGGCCGCCGGCCAGTGA
- the pgl gene encoding 6-phosphogluconolactonase — MTAPRVMRYQSGDDLAEGVAHRLAHEIVRLQGRRPRVDLCLTGGRIANRIYSALAAAPEGDQVDPSQLHVWWGDDRFVPAGDPDRNSLQSLLQLSKAFHLDPANTHVMPAADGKADPDEAAYSYAQEIGDTIFDICLLGMGPDGHVASLFPGHPSFVPDTSQIAVGITEAPKPPPERISVTLPVINRSRRVWFLVSGAEKADAVQRVFAGDRTLPATLVHGTEETCWMTDPDASAGLPRYNCVL; from the coding sequence ATGACCGCGCCCCGCGTGATGCGCTACCAGTCCGGCGACGACCTCGCCGAGGGGGTCGCACACCGTCTTGCCCATGAGATCGTCCGCCTTCAGGGCCGGCGGCCACGGGTGGACCTGTGCCTGACCGGCGGCCGGATCGCCAATCGGATCTACTCCGCCCTGGCCGCGGCCCCCGAGGGCGACCAGGTGGATCCCTCCCAGCTGCACGTCTGGTGGGGGGACGACCGCTTCGTACCCGCCGGGGACCCCGACCGCAACTCCCTGCAGTCCCTGCTCCAGCTGTCCAAGGCCTTCCACCTCGACCCGGCCAACACCCACGTGATGCCCGCCGCCGACGGCAAGGCCGATCCCGACGAGGCCGCCTACTCCTATGCCCAGGAGATCGGCGACACGATCTTCGACATCTGCCTGCTGGGGATGGGCCCCGACGGCCACGTCGCCTCCCTGTTCCCCGGCCACCCCTCCTTCGTGCCCGACACCAGCCAGATCGCGGTCGGCATCACCGAGGCCCCGAAGCCGCCGCCCGAACGGATCTCGGTGACCCTTCCGGTCATCAACCGGTCCAGGCGGGTGTGGTTCCTGGTCAGCGGCGCCGAGAAGGCCGACGCCGTGCAGAGGGTCTTCGCGGGCGACCGCACGCTGCCCGCCACACTGGTCCACGGCACCGAGGAGACCTGCTGGATGACGGACCCGGACGCCTCGGCGGGCCTTCCCCGCTACAACTGCGTCCTGTGA
- a CDS encoding glucose-6-phosphate dehydrogenase assembly protein OpcA yields MIVTLNDTTAGKIVSALIEAHRGVGGSSALVHTLITICDSAHYDSVLSDAVEAAREHPARVLMVVHTRGRSSKLDAEIQAGETTPGDVIVLRMSGEIAAHPDSVVLPLLLPDSPVIAWWPHNAPDDMADDLIGRFATRRISDSASAPDPCAALRRRAEHMSAGDSDLCWARITRWRALAAAALDQHPGLVHSARVEADPHNGPTSLLTAWLAERLGVPVERRDAEGPGGIVSLSLTTAAGDIEIRRTDGRSAVYRIPGEPARGVALERRSIAEAMAEELRRLDPDPVQGEAMEALARGLGQGRPGHHPSRAGKTSPKDDAEDTSGDAASKPEEPAR; encoded by the coding sequence ATGATCGTCACCCTCAACGACACCACCGCCGGAAAGATCGTCTCGGCCCTCATCGAGGCCCATCGCGGCGTCGGGGGCAGCTCGGCGCTGGTCCACACCCTCATCACCATCTGCGACTCGGCGCACTACGACTCGGTCCTGTCCGACGCCGTGGAGGCCGCCCGCGAGCACCCCGCCCGGGTCCTGATGGTCGTCCACACACGGGGACGCTCCAGCAAGCTCGACGCCGAGATCCAGGCCGGGGAGACCACTCCCGGCGACGTCATCGTGCTGCGGATGTCCGGCGAGATCGCCGCTCACCCCGACTCGGTCGTCCTGCCGCTGCTGCTGCCCGACTCCCCGGTCATCGCCTGGTGGCCCCACAACGCCCCCGACGACATGGCCGACGACCTCATCGGGCGGTTCGCCACCCGAAGGATCTCCGACTCTGCCTCGGCCCCCGACCCGTGCGCGGCGCTGCGGCGCCGGGCCGAACACATGTCTGCCGGCGACTCCGACCTGTGCTGGGCGAGAATCACCAGGTGGCGCGCCCTGGCCGCCGCCGCCCTGGACCAGCATCCCGGCCTGGTGCACTCCGCACGGGTGGAGGCCGACCCGCACAACGGGCCGACCTCCCTGCTCACCGCCTGGCTGGCCGAGCGGCTGGGCGTCCCGGTTGAGCGCCGCGACGCCGAGGGCCCCGGTGGGATCGTCTCGCTGTCGCTGACGACCGCCGCCGGCGATATCGAGATCCGCCGCACCGACGGCCGGTCCGCCGTCTACCGCATCCCCGGGGAACCCGCCCGAGGAGTCGCCCTGGAGCGCCGCAGCATCGCCGAGGCGATGGCCGAGGAGCTGCGCCGCCTCGACCCCGACCCGGTGCAGGGCGAGGCGATGGAGGCCTTGGCGCGGGGCCTTGGCCAGGGAAGGCCCGGTCACCATCCCTCCCGTGCCGGGAAGACGTCGCCGAAGGACGACGCCGAGGACACCTCCGGCGACGCCGCCTCCAAGCCGGAGGAGCCCGCCCGATGA
- the zwf gene encoding glucose-6-phosphate dehydrogenase — protein MPAVYDLANRGLLPPGFGLVGFARRDWEDEDFAKVVHDAVAEHARTPFREEVWQQLLEGIRFVRGEFDDGAAFDRLADTIRDLDEERGTGGNHAFYLSIPPKSFEKVIAQLKGHGMAVQDSRHWNRVVIEKPFGHNLESARQLDAMLSEAFSPDAVFRIDHYLGKETVQNVMALRFANQIFEPIWNRNYVSHVQITMAEDIGIAGRAGYYDGIGAARDVIQNHLLQLLALTAMEEPTKFEAEELRTEKKKVLAALTLPDDLDAHTARGQYTAGWQGGERAPGYLEEDGVAPDSTTETYAAIRLGVDNRRWAGVPFYLRTAKRMPRRVTEVALNFRRAPHLPFHDTQSLGSNALVLRIQPNEGVTLRFGAKVPGTQNSVRDVTMDFGYGSSFTESSPEAYERLILDVLLGDPPLFPQHEEVELAWKILDPVLDHWADSPIPPEGYPSGTWGPASGREMLARDGFEWRRP, from the coding sequence ATGCCGGCCGTCTACGACCTCGCCAACCGCGGACTGCTGCCCCCGGGTTTCGGCCTGGTCGGTTTCGCCCGTCGCGACTGGGAGGACGAGGATTTCGCCAAGGTGGTGCATGACGCCGTCGCCGAGCACGCCCGCACCCCCTTCCGCGAAGAAGTCTGGCAGCAGCTGCTGGAGGGCATCCGCTTCGTGCGCGGCGAGTTCGACGACGGCGCCGCCTTCGACCGTCTCGCCGACACCATCCGCGATCTCGACGAGGAACGGGGCACCGGCGGCAATCACGCCTTCTACCTCTCGATCCCCCCGAAATCCTTCGAGAAGGTCATCGCCCAGCTCAAGGGCCACGGCATGGCCGTCCAGGACTCCCGGCACTGGAACCGAGTCGTCATCGAGAAGCCCTTCGGCCACAATCTGGAGAGCGCCCGCCAGCTCGACGCGATGCTCTCGGAGGCCTTCTCCCCCGACGCGGTCTTCCGGATCGACCACTACCTGGGCAAGGAGACCGTCCAGAACGTCATGGCGCTGAGATTCGCCAATCAGATCTTCGAGCCCATCTGGAACCGCAACTACGTCTCCCACGTGCAGATCACGATGGCCGAGGACATCGGCATCGCCGGGCGCGCCGGCTACTACGACGGCATCGGTGCCGCCCGCGACGTCATCCAGAACCATCTGCTGCAGTTGCTCGCGCTCACCGCGATGGAGGAGCCCACCAAGTTCGAGGCCGAGGAGCTGCGCACCGAGAAGAAGAAGGTCCTCGCGGCGCTCACCCTGCCCGATGACCTGGACGCCCACACCGCCCGCGGCCAGTACACGGCCGGCTGGCAGGGCGGCGAGCGGGCGCCCGGCTATCTCGAGGAGGACGGCGTCGCCCCCGACTCCACCACCGAGACCTACGCCGCGATCAGGCTCGGCGTCGACAACCGCCGCTGGGCCGGCGTCCCCTTCTACCTGCGCACCGCCAAGCGGATGCCCCGGCGCGTCACCGAGGTGGCGCTGAACTTCCGGCGCGCCCCGCACCTGCCCTTCCACGACACCCAGTCGCTGGGCTCCAACGCCCTGGTGCTGCGGATCCAGCCGAATGAAGGGGTCACGCTGCGCTTCGGCGCGAAGGTGCCGGGCACCCAGAACTCGGTGCGCGACGTCACCATGGACTTCGGCTACGGGTCCTCCTTCACCGAGTCCAGCCCGGAGGCCTATGAGCGTCTCATCCTCGACGTCCTGCTCGGCGATCCCCCGCTCTTCCCCCAGCATGAGGAGGTCGAGCTGGCCTGGAAGATCCTGGACCCCGTCCTCGACCACTGGGCGGACTCCCCCATCCCCCCCGAGGGCTATCCGTCGGGCACCTGGGGCCCGGCCTCCGGTCGCGAGATGTTGGCCCGGGACGGCTTCGAGTGGCGCCGGCCCTGA
- a CDS encoding heme o synthase, producing MTHDTTSSMRAPKTLSTDAAASGPASMTTFKARFDAYLALTKPRVIELLLVSTLPVMFLASRGLPDWRLALATLIGGYLAAGSANTFNCVIDADIDEKMRRTRRRPLPRHTVAPRNALVFGILIGVAATLILGLGANWLSAGLALAANLFYVFIYSLLLKRRTWQNTIWGGIAGCFPPLIGWTAVTGRVGWEPLVLFLLVFFWTPPHTWALGLRYREDYAAGGVPMLPVVRDAPAVATQILVYTVVAVLTSLVLWPVAQMNWLYPAVCVVAGAIFMWEAVQLLRRARAGLRDAQLKPMRLFHWSNTYLSLVFLAVAIDPLLP from the coding sequence GTGACCCACGACACCACGAGTTCGATGAGAGCACCGAAGACGCTGAGCACCGATGCCGCGGCGTCCGGGCCGGCCTCGATGACGACCTTCAAGGCCCGCTTCGACGCCTATCTGGCGCTCACCAAGCCCCGGGTGATCGAGCTGCTGCTCGTCTCGACTCTTCCGGTGATGTTCCTGGCCTCCCGGGGCCTGCCGGACTGGCGGCTGGCCCTGGCGACCCTGATCGGCGGATATCTGGCCGCCGGCAGCGCCAACACCTTCAACTGCGTCATCGACGCCGACATCGACGAGAAGATGCGACGCACCCGGCGCCGCCCGCTGCCGCGCCACACCGTGGCGCCGCGCAACGCCCTGGTCTTCGGAATCCTCATCGGGGTGGCGGCCACCCTGATCCTGGGACTCGGGGCTAACTGGCTGTCTGCCGGCCTGGCTCTGGCGGCGAATCTGTTCTATGTCTTCATCTACTCCCTGCTGCTCAAGCGGCGGACCTGGCAGAACACCATCTGGGGCGGGATCGCAGGCTGCTTCCCCCCTCTGATCGGCTGGACGGCGGTGACCGGCCGGGTGGGCTGGGAGCCGCTGGTGCTCTTCCTGCTGGTCTTCTTCTGGACCCCGCCGCACACCTGGGCGCTGGGTCTGCGCTACAGGGAGGACTACGCGGCCGGGGGAGTGCCGATGCTGCCGGTGGTGCGCGACGCCCCGGCGGTGGCCACCCAGATCCTCGTCTACACGGTGGTGGCCGTGCTCACCTCGCTGGTGCTGTGGCCGGTGGCGCAGATGAACTGGCTCTACCCGGCGGTGTGCGTGGTGGCCGGGGCGATCTTCATGTGGGAGGCGGTGCAGCTGCTGCGCCGCGCCCGGGCCGGCCTGCGCGACGCCCAGCTCAAGCCGATGCGGCTGTTCCACTGGTCGAACACCTACCTGTCGCTGGTCTTCCTGGCGGTGGCCATCGACCCCCTGCTTCCCTGA
- a CDS encoding COX15/CtaA family protein, which produces MGVLSSAVSSRTALYRWSMATLAGNMILVVTGAVVRLTGSGLGCPTWPHCAAGSFVPHSSMGIHSVIEFGNRLLTFVLVILSVMLVITATLTRASGRVRSLAWVVLVSIPLQAVVGGLTVLSDLNPFVVALHLLLSVAIILVAVKIVWLVGRRPSAEVDSMTMGAVRGTVALMAIVMWLGTVVTGSGPNAGDSGAHRTGFAIETVARLHGISVWLTIGLTVICLLLGVMHKAGPLRRWALILLIVEFAQGAVGYAQYFAHLDPWLVALHMVGVAAASMAVGALWSSVRPLRTPDLSR; this is translated from the coding sequence ATGGGTGTCCTGAGTTCCGCGGTCTCCAGCCGCACCGCCCTGTACCGGTGGTCGATGGCCACCCTGGCGGGCAACATGATCCTGGTGGTGACCGGCGCCGTGGTGCGGCTCACCGGGTCGGGACTCGGCTGCCCCACCTGGCCGCACTGCGCCGCGGGCTCCTTCGTGCCCCACTCCTCGATGGGCATCCACTCGGTGATCGAGTTCGGCAATCGGCTGCTCACCTTCGTCCTCGTCATTCTCTCGGTGATGCTGGTGATCACCGCCACCCTCACGAGGGCCTCCGGGCGGGTGCGCTCCCTGGCCTGGGTGGTGCTGGTCTCGATACCGCTGCAGGCGGTGGTCGGCGGGCTCACCGTACTCAGCGATCTCAACCCCTTCGTGGTGGCCCTGCACCTGTTGCTGTCGGTGGCGATCATCCTGGTCGCCGTCAAGATCGTCTGGCTGGTGGGGCGCCGTCCCAGCGCCGAGGTGGACTCCATGACGATGGGTGCGGTGCGCGGCACCGTGGCCCTCATGGCGATCGTGATGTGGCTCGGGACGGTGGTCACCGGATCGGGGCCCAACGCCGGTGACTCCGGGGCCCACCGCACCGGCTTCGCCATCGAGACGGTCGCCCGGCTGCACGGCATCTCGGTGTGGCTGACCATCGGGCTGACCGTCATCTGCCTGCTGCTGGGGGTGATGCACAAGGCGGGCCCGCTGCGGCGCTGGGCCCTGATCCTGCTCATCGTCGAGTTCGCCCAGGGAGCCGTGGGATACGCCCAGTACTTCGCCCACCTCGACCCCTGGCTGGTGGCCCTCCACATGGTCGGCGTCGCTGCGGCATCCATGGCGGTGGGGGCCCTGTGGTCCAGCGTGAGGCCCCTGAGGACACCGGACCTCAGCCGGTAG
- a CDS encoding ABC transporter permease: MTALDLHPAPHAAPAATRIRNHGLTEAKLVMRNGEQIVLALVIPIAILVGGRFLGDRVDLPMSMLAPSVLALAIWSTCFTSQAIMTGFERRYGVLERLCATPLGRGGLLAGKALAYSLISLAQVILLAVVALILGWRPVGSALAWLPMLASVLLAMAAFSLFALSLAGSLRAEATLGLANLLYLVGLAAGAVVWPLRDYPDAVRPIVAVLPTTALGESLRAWGGGQTLWWPVLSLVLWAAAMALLARKVFKWVS; this comes from the coding sequence ATGACCGCACTTGATCTTCATCCGGCCCCGCACGCCGCCCCGGCGGCCACGCGGATCCGCAACCACGGGCTCACCGAGGCGAAACTGGTGATGCGCAACGGCGAGCAGATCGTGCTGGCCCTGGTGATCCCGATCGCGATCCTGGTCGGCGGGCGGTTCCTCGGGGATCGCGTCGACCTGCCGATGTCGATGCTCGCCCCCTCGGTGCTCGCCCTGGCGATCTGGTCGACGTGCTTCACATCGCAGGCCATCATGACCGGGTTCGAACGACGCTACGGCGTCCTGGAACGGTTGTGCGCCACACCGCTGGGACGCGGCGGCCTGCTGGCCGGCAAGGCGCTGGCCTACTCCCTCATCTCCCTGGCCCAGGTGATCCTGCTGGCGGTCGTCGCCCTGATCCTGGGCTGGCGCCCGGTCGGATCGGCTCTGGCCTGGTTGCCGATGCTGGCGTCGGTGCTGCTGGCGATGGCGGCCTTCTCGCTCTTCGCCCTGTCCTTGGCGGGCTCGCTGCGGGCCGAGGCGACCCTGGGCCTGGCGAATCTGCTCTACCTGGTCGGGCTGGCCGCCGGGGCCGTCGTCTGGCCGCTACGCGACTACCCCGACGCTGTACGGCCGATCGTCGCCGTCCTTCCCACCACGGCCCTGGGGGAGTCCCTGAGGGCCTGGGGCGGTGGGCAGACGCTGTGGTGGCCGGTGCTGAGCCTGGTTCTGTGGGCCGCCGCCATGGCCCTCCTCGCGCGGAAAGTGTTCAAATGGGTGTCCTGA
- a CDS encoding ABC transporter ATP-binding protein — translation MSLVPEAEPLVIEDLHVSFGAVTALDGLTLTANHGEVTAVLGPNGAGKTTMMRCCTGLVRPDSGSVSVMGHSPGSPEAAEATGLMPQSAGAWSGIRAGELLHYMAGLHADPIDPGTLIEALGIRPFARTTYRRLSGGQQQSVNLAAALIGRPRLVFLDEPTAGMDPHARHHTWDVVEQLRHDGVSVVLTTHAMDEAARLADHIWIVDRGKVAISGSVAALTAEADLEAVFLAHTSDTGERG, via the coding sequence CTGTCGCTCGTGCCCGAAGCCGAACCCCTCGTCATCGAGGATCTGCATGTCTCATTCGGTGCCGTCACAGCCCTGGACGGTCTCACCCTCACCGCGAACCACGGCGAGGTGACGGCCGTCCTGGGACCCAACGGCGCCGGCAAGACCACCATGATGCGCTGCTGCACCGGACTCGTCCGCCCCGACTCCGGATCGGTCAGCGTCATGGGGCACTCTCCCGGCTCTCCCGAGGCCGCCGAGGCCACTGGGCTCATGCCGCAGAGCGCCGGAGCGTGGAGCGGCATCCGGGCCGGCGAGCTGCTGCATTACATGGCGGGGCTGCACGCCGACCCTATAGACCCCGGGACGCTCATCGAGGCGCTGGGGATCCGTCCCTTCGCCCGGACGACCTACCGTCGCCTGTCGGGCGGCCAGCAGCAGAGTGTCAACCTGGCCGCAGCGCTCATCGGACGCCCCCGGCTCGTCTTCCTCGACGAGCCCACCGCCGGGATGGACCCGCACGCCCGCCACCACACCTGGGACGTCGTCGAACAGCTGCGTCACGACGGGGTGTCGGTGGTGCTCACCACCCATGCCATGGACGAGGCCGCCCGGCTGGCCGATCACATCTGGATCGTCGACCGGGGGAAGGTCGCCATCTCCGGGAGCGTCGCCGCGCTCACCGCCGAGGCGGATCTCGAGGCGGTCTTCCTGGCACACACCAGCGACACGGGAGAACGAGGCTGA